Genomic segment of Chitinophaga varians:
GCCAGTTCCAGGTGGGTGATAGACGTGTTCTTCATGGGTGGCGGTGGCGGCAGGTGGGGCAGGAGATGGGCCAGCATTTGCCGGATAAAGCTGCCATGGGTGACGATGATAATTTGTTTTCCTTTTTCTGTGGCGATGAGTTCATTCAGAAAAGACATGCCTCTTTCCAGCACGGAGGCATTGGTTTCCATGCCGAGGTCCTGCAATTTCCAGTCGGGTCCCCATTTTTCCAGTCGTTCTTCTTCGGTGGTGCCTTCTATCAGTCCGCCGCCGGCTTCCCCGATGCGGGTGTCCTGCCAGATGGTGTCGATGCCCAGTTGTTCGGCGAGAACGGCTGCTGTTTGCCGGGCGCGGATCAGATGGCTGGAGCAGACGATGTCCCATGGC
This window contains:
- a CDS encoding histidine phosphatase family protein produces the protein MVTRIAIIRHGSTSWNKAGRLQGYSDIPLDEEGLEQARKLGSRLAGQPWDIVCSSHLIRARQTAAVLAEQLGIDTIWQDTRIGEAGGGLIEGTTEEERLEKWGPDWKLQDLGMETNASVLERGMSFLNELIATEKGKQIIIVTHGSFIRQMLAHLLPHLPPPPPMKNTSITHLELAGDKWECPLFNCVEHLESAS